Below is a window of Halomicrobium mukohataei DSM 12286 DNA.
GACGGGCAACTACGAATCCGACGGCGGGTGGCTCGCCGACAAGGACATCGTCGTCGCTACCAGCGAGAAAGTCGACTCGCTGGTGCGCAACGACGCGCCGTGGCTCGACGACCTGGCCTGTGTCGTCAGCGACGAGGTCCACCTCGTCGACGACGCCGAACGCGGACCGACGCTGGAGGTGACCCTCGCGAAGCTCCGTCGGATCAACCCCGACATGCAGACGGTGGCGCTGTCGGCGACGATCGGCAACGCCGACGTGCTCGCCGAGTGGCTCGACGCCGAACTCGTCGACTCGGACTGGCGGCCCATCAGCCTGAAGAAGGGGGTCCACTTCGGACAGGCGCTCCACCTCGAAGACGGCAGCCAGTCGGAGCTGCCGGTCCGCAACAGCGAGAAGCAGACCGCCGCCATCGTCCGGGACACCCTCGACGACGACGGCTCGACGCTGGTGTTCGTCAACTCCCGGCGCAACGCGGAGGCCGCCGCGGGACGGCTGGCCAGCGTCACACGCGAGGCCCTGACTCCGGCGGAGCGAGAGCAACTCGCGGACGTGGCCGCGGAGATCAGAGACGTGAGCGACACCGAGACGAGCGACGACCTGGCCGACGCCGTCGCCGACGGAGCCGCCTTCCACCACGCCGGGATCGCGAGCGGGCACAGAGAACTCGTCGAGGACGCCTTCCGCGACCGCCTGCTGAAGGTCGTCAGCGCCACCCCGACGCTGGCGGCGGGAGTCAACACGCCCAGCCGCCGGGTCGTGGTCCGGGACTGGCGACGCTACGACGGCACCGCTGGCGGAATGCAGCCCCTCTCGGTGCTCGAAGTCCACCAGATGATGGGGCGGGCCGGCCGTCCGGGGCTTGACCCCTACGGCGAGGCGATCATCCCCGCCGCGAGCCACGACGAACTCGACGAGCTGTTCGACCGGTACGTCTGGGCCGACCCGGAGCCGGTCCAGTCGAAGCTGGCCGCCGAGCCGGCGCTGCGGACTCACCTGCTGGCGACGGTCGCGAGCGGCTTCGCCCGCTCTCGGGACGGGCTGCTGGAGTTTCTCGAACGCACTCTCTACGCGACACAGACCGACGAGAGCGGGCGGCTGGCACGAGTCGTCGACGAGGTGCTGGGCTACCTGCAGCGCAACGACTTTCTGGAGCGTGACGGCGAGGAACTCTCGGCGACCTCGCTCGGACACACCGTGTCCCGGCTCTACCTCGATCCGATGAGCGCCGCCGAGATCATCGACGGTCTGCGGTCGGGCGGTGGATCTGCCGCCAACGGCGACGACGCGAGCGAGGAACCGGCCGGATTCACGACCGCGAGCGACCTCGCCGACGAGGCGGGCGGCGACGAAGCGAAGGACCCGACCGCGATGGGACTGTACCACCTCGTCGCGCGCACCCCGGACATGTACGAGCTGTACCTCCGTTCTGGCGACGAGGAGGAGTACAGCCAGATCGCCTTCGAGCGTGAGGCGGAGTTCCTCGGGCGCATGCCGTCGGAGTTCGAAGACGACCGCTTCGAGGACTGGCTCGCCGCGCTCAAGACCGCACGCTTGCTGGAAGACTGGGCCAGCGAGGTCGACGAGGACGAGATCACCGACCGCTACGGCGTCGGCCCCGGCGACATCCGCGGCAAGGTCGAGTCCGCCCAGTGGCTGCTGGGGGCCGCCGAGTCGCTGGCGAGCGAACTCGGGCTCGACGCCGCGCCGGCCATCCGGCGCGCCCGGACCCGAGTCGAGCACGGCGTCCGCGAGGAGCTGGTCGATCTGGCTGGCGTCCGCGGCGTCGGGCGCAAGCGCGCACGCCGGCTGTTCGACGCCGGCATCGAGAGCCGTGCCGACCTCCGGGACGCCGAGAAGTCGGTCGTGCTGGCGGCGCTGCGAGGCAGAGCCAAGACCGCCGAGAACGTCCTGGAGAACGCCGGCCACCGCGATCCGTCGATGGACGGCATCGAGCCCTCCGAGGAAGTGTCCTACGAGCGAAGCGACAGCGACGGTCGAGCGTCGGACGGCGAGGAGGCGACAGACGACCAGACCAGCCTGGGTGATTTCTGATGCAGCTGATCGAAGGCACTGCGACCGTCGACGACGTGGACGAGTTCGTCGAACGGCTCGGATCGCTGGGCGAG
It encodes the following:
- a CDS encoding ATP-dependent DNA helicase, with product MDVADLPGVPSWLPEHLQSAGIEALYPPQAEAVEAGVTRGENLVASIPTASGKTLIAQLAMLSAITDAAGASERERSDPETPPADGDGTALGGTALYIVPLRALASEKQAEFEEFEQYGLDVGVSTGNYESDGGWLADKDIVVATSEKVDSLVRNDAPWLDDLACVVSDEVHLVDDAERGPTLEVTLAKLRRINPDMQTVALSATIGNADVLAEWLDAELVDSDWRPISLKKGVHFGQALHLEDGSQSELPVRNSEKQTAAIVRDTLDDDGSTLVFVNSRRNAEAAAGRLASVTREALTPAEREQLADVAAEIRDVSDTETSDDLADAVADGAAFHHAGIASGHRELVEDAFRDRLLKVVSATPTLAAGVNTPSRRVVVRDWRRYDGTAGGMQPLSVLEVHQMMGRAGRPGLDPYGEAIIPAASHDELDELFDRYVWADPEPVQSKLAAEPALRTHLLATVASGFARSRDGLLEFLERTLYATQTDESGRLARVVDEVLGYLQRNDFLERDGEELSATSLGHTVSRLYLDPMSAAEIIDGLRSGGGSAANGDDASEEPAGFTTASDLADEAGGDEAKDPTAMGLYHLVARTPDMYELYLRSGDEEEYSQIAFEREAEFLGRMPSEFEDDRFEDWLAALKTARLLEDWASEVDEDEITDRYGVGPGDIRGKVESAQWLLGAAESLASELGLDAAPAIRRARTRVEHGVREELVDLAGVRGVGRKRARRLFDAGIESRADLRDAEKSVVLAALRGRAKTAENVLENAGHRDPSMDGIEPSEEVSYERSDSDGRASDGEEATDDQTSLGDF